From one Silene latifolia isolate original U9 population unplaced genomic scaffold, ASM4854445v1 scaffold_187, whole genome shotgun sequence genomic stretch:
- the LOC141638145 gene encoding cysteine-rich receptor-like protein kinase 44 translates to MYGEWINPFQCPRRASLGWESRFRIIIGVSKAVLYLHEDSRFKIIHRDLKPSNILLDHQLNPKVSDLGLARLFNDDQSQSDTNGIVGTPGYMAPEYARQGKISAKFDVYSLGIVILEIVSGQRNGFSDQQSDEEGCKSTKMETYFHRSLLEYKEEVKGGMIVSELHFISDGLLYSKYKIDDIPSDL, encoded by the exons ATGTATGGGGAATGGATCAatccattccaat GCCCAAGGCGAGCTAGTCTAGGATGGGAATCTCGATTCAGAATTATCATAGGGGTTTCAAAGGCGGTTTTGTATCTACATGAAGATTCACGATTTAAGATCATTCACCGTGATTTGAAACCAAGCAACATCCTTCTTGATCATCAATTGAACCCTAAAGTTTCTGATCTTGGCCTTGCTAGATTATTTAATGATGATCAATCGCAATCTGACACAAACGGGATCGTAGGCACTCC AGGTTACATGGCTCCCGAGTACGCAAGACAAGGCAAGATCTCAGCAAAGTTCGATGTATATAGTCTAGGAATTGTGATTCTCGAAATCGTAAGCGGTCAAAGAAACGGCTTCTCTGACCAACAATCGGACGAGGAAG GATGTAAATCTACAAAGATGGAGACTTACTTTCACCGATCATTACTCGAATACAAGGAGGAAGTCAAGG GTGGAATGATTGTCTCGGAACTGCATTTCATTAGTGATGGATTGTTGTACTCCAAGTATAAGATCGATGATATTCCTTCCGATTTGTGA
- the LOC141638146 gene encoding uncharacterized protein LOC141638146 — MDAFRETMDVCGFHDLGFRGNKFTWQMGLHMRTFVREKLDRVIVTEEWGLFFPRTAVSTYSLYVSDDAAFLLDEGRGGRVGHRGFKFEPFWAADEGYGSVVKEAWDKEGIGGVAEKVQRVAGELKSWAKVQFGDAKRRLKEKEDELGRW, encoded by the coding sequence ATGGATGCTTTTCGCGAGACTATGGATGTGTGTGGCTTTCACGATTTGGGGTTTCGGGGGAATAAGTTTACGTGGCAGATGGGGTTGCACATGAGGACGTTTGTGAGGGAGAAGCTGGATAGGGTTATTGTGACGGAGGAGTGGGGCTTGTTTTTCCCTAGGACGGCAGTGAGTACGTATTCGTTGTATGTGTCAGACGATGCTGCTTTTCTTCTAGATGAAGGGCGTGGTGGACGGGTGGGCCACCGAGGATTCAAGTTCGAACCTTTTTGGGCAGCGGATGAAGGGTATGGTAGTGTGGTGAAAGAGGCGTGGGACAAGGAAGGAATTGGAGGGGTGGCGGAGAAGGTTCAACGAGTGGCGGGAGAGCTTAAAAGTTGGGCTAAAGTCCAATTTGGTGATGCTAAAAGGCGACTTAAGGAGAAGGAGGATGAATTAGGGCGGTGGTAG